Proteins encoded by one window of Branchiostoma floridae strain S238N-H82 chromosome 6, Bfl_VNyyK, whole genome shotgun sequence:
- the LOC118417783 gene encoding kelch-like protein 42 yields the protein MAAKSKRYLRRRGSNEITYEHVHGDPDLEIKVESRTFKVHKVVLIHTCGYFDAMLECGMRESLENYVDLQGFDADAFEIILDFLYSPEPVVIDENLDYILELANFLQVHPLLQYMKGKVNKGNCIHLYILADAYNAIELKEVAGDIISRNYYKFLRTEDFKRLLPEQQDEVLQGRFRNRRKYLGAINNGYVFWPEPGPRELMKYDEKKDTWTTFASKPDDTPSRGFAVAALHNYIYIAGGHGKPRSGHASGLGDPQLTVYTYNPLNAEWAEVCSLGEARAFFGFVEYKGRLYAIGGFHFDYGVQSVERYDPMQDKWTFLEPLPNFATDYGMGVVCKDDIYISSEDFDTSTFSLLKYSPVWDEWDVVSELPRERDRHCMASVNDVIYILGGHVPGVDCYNVSTQQWFVLEEHPATESISYDKGCGVKDGVIYVLNHEDTVSYLTDSETWVQGLAPFPGGFYLSMAFEVYLPEKNDACK from the exons ATGGCGGCTAAGTCCAAACGGTATTTGCGCAGGCGCGGAAGCAACGAGATCACCTACGAGCACGTTCACGGTGACCCTGACCTTGAAATCAAGGTCGAATCCCGGACCTTCAAGGTCCACAAGGTCGTCCTCATCCACACCTGTGGCTACTTCGACGCCATGTTGGAATGCGGGATGAGAGAAAGCCTCGAAAACTACGTAGACCTACAAGGCTTTGACGCAGATGCTTTTGAAATCATCCTAGACTTTTTGTATTCTCCCGAACCTGTGGTCATAGACGAGAATTTAGACTACATTTTAGAGTTGGCTAACTTCCTACAAGTCCatccactgttacagtacatgaAGGGAAAGGTGAACAAGGGAAACTGCATACATCTGTACATCCTCGCCGATGCCTATAATGCCATAGAACTCAAAGAAGTAGCAGGGGACATCATCAGTAGAAACTATTACAAGTTCCTGCGCACTGAGGACTTCAAGCGGTTGTTGCCGGAACAGCAGGATGAGGTACTGCAAGGGAGGTTTAGAAACCGTCGGAAGTATCTTGGTGCAATCAACAACGGATACGTGTTCTGGCCAGAGCCGGGACCTAGGGAACTTATGAAGTATGACGAAAAGAAG GATACCTGGACTACGTTTGCCTCCAAACCCGACGACACTCCAAGTCGCGGTTTCGCCGTAGCCGCTCTACACAACTACATCTACATCGCAGGCGGCCACGGCAAGCCTCGCTCCGGGCACGCTTCGGGGCTGGGAGACCCTCAACTCACAGTGTACACCTACAACCCTCTCAACGCAGAATGGGCCGAGGTGTGCTCCTTGGGCGAGGCTAGGGCCTTCTTCGGCTTCGTCGAATATAAAGGACGCCTTTACGCAATCGGAGGCTTTCATTTTGACTACGGCGTACAAAGCGTTGAGAGGTACGACCCTATGCAGGACAAGTGGACATTTCTAGAACCGCTGCCAAATTTCGCTACGGACTACGGAATGGGTGTGGTCTGCAAAGACGACATCTACATAAGTTCTGAAGATTTCGACACGTCCACGTTTTCTCTGTTGAAATACAGCCCGGTGTGGGACGAATGGGACGTGGTGTCCGAGTTACCCCGGGAACGAGACCGCCATTGCATGGCTTCTGTGAATGACGTCATCTACATCCTAGGTGGGCACGTTCCCGGGGTGGACTGTTACAACGTCAGTACCCAGCAATGGTTCGTCTTAGAAGAACATCCGGCTACAGAATCTATCTCTTACGACAAAGGTTGCGGTGTTAAAGACGGAGTTATCTACGTCTTGAATCACGAAGATACAGTAAGCTACCTAACGGATTCGGAGACATGGGTCCAGGGCCTAGCACCCTTCCCTGGGGGATTTTATCTGTCCATGGCATTCGAAGTTTACTTGCCAGAAAAAAACGACGCTTGTAAGTAA
- the LOC118417787 gene encoding uncharacterized protein LOC118417787 → MAAPWHHPGITKDQAEGLLVAAGMQTGSFLVRDSEKREGAYALCIWDEGRVRQYRILPTGNGYLQIQGHVNRLYPTLADLMESYRTDPQGLACPLLYPVLKENTVVNRPQSRSPKPVIQQPPNIRRGDDDSTMYFPIIIIPTQGSEHCGLEGRFVLKVSAIGLSLLDPQTDHVLYLWPFRHIRRYGRNTTAFLFECGRKCASGEGDFAFRTPCPNDVFLAADNLRKKVFLMRTKVTVIPTDASKRCKLKGDYMLQVCSEGIVLLNSTTEQLVYDWPYKMIRRYGRSKTDFTLEAGSRCASGEGTFTFKSSVPQQIFQHVDRVRAHMLRAKGNEAVPRQPQATSNEYVDVPGVTYAELASFGSQPRAARSQTGPSYMDQPTEYSTIVFE, encoded by the exons ATGGCTGCCCCGTGGCACCACCCGGGGATCACCAAAGACCAGGCGGAGGGACTGCTCGTGGCAGCGGGCATGCAGACGGGAAGCTTCCTGGTGAGAGACAGCGAGAAAAGGGAGGGGGCCTACGCACTGTGCATTTG GGACGAAGGTCGCGTGAGGCAGTATCGTATCCTGCCAACGGGCAACGGTTATCTACAGATCCAG GGTCATGTGAACAGACTGTACCCAACTCTCGCTGATCTGATGGAGTCTTACAGAACGGACCCCCAAGGTTTGGCCTGTCCCCTGCTCTATCCAGTTCTGAAGGAGAACACAGTGGTGAACAGACCCCAGAGCAGGTCACCCAAACCAGTCATCCAGCAGCCACCAAACATCAGAAGAG GTGATGACGATTCTACCATGTACTTcccaatcatcatcattccGACCCAAGGCTCTGAACATTGCGGTCTCGAAGGCCGATTTGTTCTCAAAGTCTCCGCCATCGGTCTGTCATTGCTCGATCCGCAGACTGACCACGTGCTGTACCTGTGGCCGTTCCGACACATTCGCAGGTACGGACGAAACACGACCGCGTTTCTGTTTGAGTGCGGGAGAAAGTGCGCATCAGGGGAGGGAGACTTTGCCTTCCGTACGCCCTGCCCCAACGATGTATTCCTTGCGGCGGATAACCTGCGGAAGAAAGTGTTTCTAATGCGGACAAAAGTCACCGTCATTCCTACGGACGCATCAAAGCGCTGTAAGCTCAAGGGCGACTACATGCTTCAAGTATGCTCGGAGGGCATCGTCCTCCTGAACAGTACAACAGAACAGCTTGTGTACGATTGGCCGTACAAAATGATCCGTCGGTACGGCCGGAGTAAGACAGACTTCACCCTAGAAGCAGGCAGTAGGTGTGCGTCAGGCGAGGGCACGTTCACCTTCAAATCCAGCGTACCGCAGCAGATCTTCCAACACGTGGACCGCGTGAGAGCTCACATGTTGCGAGCGAAGGGCAACGAGGCCGTGCCCAGGCAGCCACAAGCCACG AGTAACGAGTATGTGGACGTACCCGGGGTGACCTATGCAGAGTTGGCCAGCTTTGGTTCACAACCGAGAGCGGCACGTAGTCAGACTGGACCCTCCTACATGGACCAACCTACAGAGTACTCAACTATCGTGTTTGAGTAG